In Haliaeetus albicilla chromosome 2, bHalAlb1.1, whole genome shotgun sequence, a single genomic region encodes these proteins:
- the VSTM2L gene encoding V-set and transmembrane domain-containing protein 2-like protein isoform X1: MGALALALGIFHYLGLYLQLGAASRHPPWDAPAAGSALFTETPHDMTAQAGEDVEMACSFRGSGSPSYSLEIQWWYVRNHKDWTDKQTWASNQQLKASLQEEPGKDATKISVVKVVGSNISHKLRLSRVKPEDEGTYECRVIDSSDGKARHHKVKAYLRVEAAGDVGHPQDTQLRGAPLPDPAAPGSAHAHHHHHHHKAGKELKKRSADASCVL, translated from the exons ATGGGcgccctggccctggccctggggATTTTCCACTACCTGGGGCTCTACCTGCAGCTCGGCGCCGCCTCCCGGCACCCCCCGTGGGACGCcccggcggcgggcagcg CCCTCTTCACCGAGACGCCCCACGACATGACGGCCCAGGCGGGCGAGGACGTGGAGATGGCGTGCTCCTTCCGAGGCAGCGGCTCCCCCTCCTACTCCCTTGAGATACAGTGGTGGTACGTCCGCAACCACAAGGACTGGACGGACAAACAGACGTGGGCTTCCAACCAG CAGCTGAAAGCATCACTGCAGGAGGAGCCTGGGAAGGACGCGACAAAAATAAGC GTGGTGAAGGTGGTCGGCAGCAACATCTCCCACAAGCTGCGGCTGTCGCGGGTGAAGCCGGAGGACGAGGGGACCTACGAGTGCCGGGTGATCGACTCCAGCGACGGCAAGGCACGGCACCACAAGGTGAAGGCGTACCTGCGGGtggaggcggcgggggacgtGGGGCACCCCCAGGACACCCAGCTGCGGGGCGCCCCGCTGCCGGACCCCGCCGCGCCGGGCTCAGCCCACgcgcaccaccaccaccaccaccacaaagcCGGGAAGGAGCTGAAGAAGCGCTCGGCAGACGCCTCCTGTGTGCTGTAG
- the VSTM2L gene encoding V-set and transmembrane domain-containing protein 2-like protein isoform X2 encodes MGALALALGIFHYLGLYLQLGAASRHPPWDAPAAGSALFTETPHDMTAQAGEDVEMACSFRGSGSPSYSLEIQWWYVRNHKDWTDKQTWASNQLKASLQEEPGKDATKISVVKVVGSNISHKLRLSRVKPEDEGTYECRVIDSSDGKARHHKVKAYLRVEAAGDVGHPQDTQLRGAPLPDPAAPGSAHAHHHHHHHKAGKELKKRSADASCVL; translated from the exons ATGGGcgccctggccctggccctggggATTTTCCACTACCTGGGGCTCTACCTGCAGCTCGGCGCCGCCTCCCGGCACCCCCCGTGGGACGCcccggcggcgggcagcg CCCTCTTCACCGAGACGCCCCACGACATGACGGCCCAGGCGGGCGAGGACGTGGAGATGGCGTGCTCCTTCCGAGGCAGCGGCTCCCCCTCCTACTCCCTTGAGATACAGTGGTGGTACGTCCGCAACCACAAGGACTGGACGGACAAACAGACGTGGGCTTCCAACCAG CTGAAAGCATCACTGCAGGAGGAGCCTGGGAAGGACGCGACAAAAATAAGC GTGGTGAAGGTGGTCGGCAGCAACATCTCCCACAAGCTGCGGCTGTCGCGGGTGAAGCCGGAGGACGAGGGGACCTACGAGTGCCGGGTGATCGACTCCAGCGACGGCAAGGCACGGCACCACAAGGTGAAGGCGTACCTGCGGGtggaggcggcgggggacgtGGGGCACCCCCAGGACACCCAGCTGCGGGGCGCCCCGCTGCCGGACCCCGCCGCGCCGGGCTCAGCCCACgcgcaccaccaccaccaccaccacaaagcCGGGAAGGAGCTGAAGAAGCGCTCGGCAGACGCCTCCTGTGTGCTGTAG